The following coding sequences lie in one Zingiber officinale cultivar Zhangliang chromosome 2B, Zo_v1.1, whole genome shotgun sequence genomic window:
- the LOC122046354 gene encoding tRNA-splicing endonuclease subunit Sen2-1-like isoform X2 encodes MMKLSGPRWKRKGFVDIARGNPMSKIVLQLQTSLKQSKINATLSGCIVFVKVEAEAGELLEQASFGKIFTSQDDKQHFQFNLEESFYLYHALKCIKIVRDDEAPFEELELWKKITSERKGFPELYKAYSHLRSKNWVVRSGTNYGVDFIAYRHHPALVHAEYAVLVIPEKDSNAKIDRLSSWPGLCCPLRLSGSVAKTLLVLYIMGCCNSNKSSMSCLEEFTVEERVIRRWVPEQSREVPQKENAFCIFERQIAGKPTRKE; translated from the exons ATGATGAAGTTAAGTGGGCCAAGATGGAAGAGAAAAGGTTTTGTAGATATTGCTCGTGGAAATCCCATGTCAAAAATTGTTCTTCAATTGCAAACTTCTCTAAAACAATCAAAAATTAATGCAACTTTATCAGGCTGCATTGTTTTTGTGAAAGTAGAAGCAGAGGCAGGTGAGCTGCTTGAGCAAGCCTCATTTGGCAAAATCTTCACTTCTCAAGACGACAAACAACATTTTCAATTCAATCTAGAAGAGTCTTTCTATTTGTATCATGCTCTAAAATGCATCAAGATTGTGCGAGATGATGAAGCTCCCTTCGAGGAATTAGAATTATGGAAAAAAATCACTTCTGAAAGGAAAGGGTTCCCTGAATTATACAAGGCATATTCTCATTTAAGATCCAAAAATTGGGTGGTTCGCTCAGGAACTAATTATGGTGTAGATTTCATTGCTTATAGGCATCATCCTGCACTTGTCCATGCTGAATATGCAGTGCTTGTTATACCTGAGAAAGATAGCAATGCAAAAATTGATCGTTTAAGCTCATGGCCTGGCCTTTGTTGCCCTCTACGATTAAGTGGATCAGTTGCCAAGACATTGTTAGTTCTCTATATTATGGGCTGTTGCAATAGCAATAAGAGTTCAATGAGTTGCTTGGAGGAATTCACTGTGGAAGAGCGAGTTATAAGACGATGGGTTCCTGAGCAATCTCGAGAAG TTCCACAAAAGGAGAATGCATTTTGTATCTTCGAGAGACAGATTGCTGGCAAACCTACACGAAAGGAATGA
- the LOC122046354 gene encoding tRNA-splicing endonuclease subunit Sen2-1-like isoform X1 has product MEKLSLQESVTEKVNCEASSTSGDNIENGNQEAKSKDEVSASAKMMKLSGPRWKRKGFVDIARGNPMSKIVLQLQTSLKQSKINATLSGCIVFVKVEAEAGELLEQASFGKIFTSQDDKQHFQFNLEESFYLYHALKCIKIVRDDEAPFEELELWKKITSERKGFPELYKAYSHLRSKNWVVRSGTNYGVDFIAYRHHPALVHAEYAVLVIPEKDSNAKIDRLSSWPGLCCPLRLSGSVAKTLLVLYIMGCCNSNKSSMSCLEEFTVEERVIRRWVPEQSREVPQKENAFCIFERQIAGKPTRKE; this is encoded by the exons ATGGAAAAACTGTCTCTTCAAGAAAGTGTTACTGAGAAGGTCAATTGTGAAGCATCATCAACTTCTGGAGATAATATAGAGAATGGAAATCAAGAGGCAAAATCAAAAGATGAAGTGTCTGCTTCTGCTAAG ATGATGAAGTTAAGTGGGCCAAGATGGAAGAGAAAAGGTTTTGTAGATATTGCTCGTGGAAATCCCATGTCAAAAATTGTTCTTCAATTGCAAACTTCTCTAAAACAATCAAAAATTAATGCAACTTTATCAGGCTGCATTGTTTTTGTGAAAGTAGAAGCAGAGGCAGGTGAGCTGCTTGAGCAAGCCTCATTTGGCAAAATCTTCACTTCTCAAGACGACAAACAACATTTTCAATTCAATCTAGAAGAGTCTTTCTATTTGTATCATGCTCTAAAATGCATCAAGATTGTGCGAGATGATGAAGCTCCCTTCGAGGAATTAGAATTATGGAAAAAAATCACTTCTGAAAGGAAAGGGTTCCCTGAATTATACAAGGCATATTCTCATTTAAGATCCAAAAATTGGGTGGTTCGCTCAGGAACTAATTATGGTGTAGATTTCATTGCTTATAGGCATCATCCTGCACTTGTCCATGCTGAATATGCAGTGCTTGTTATACCTGAGAAAGATAGCAATGCAAAAATTGATCGTTTAAGCTCATGGCCTGGCCTTTGTTGCCCTCTACGATTAAGTGGATCAGTTGCCAAGACATTGTTAGTTCTCTATATTATGGGCTGTTGCAATAGCAATAAGAGTTCAATGAGTTGCTTGGAGGAATTCACTGTGGAAGAGCGAGTTATAAGACGATGGGTTCCTGAGCAATCTCGAGAAG TTCCACAAAAGGAGAATGCATTTTGTATCTTCGAGAGACAGATTGCTGGCAAACCTACACGAAAGGAATGA